In one window of Chloroflexota bacterium DNA:
- a CDS encoding PIN domain nuclease: MNIELIARIIGALLVGFLGWQLGFSLSTQGQPPYLYSIVKLLGNSVVIFLPYILAAIGALLGLLFTPHLTTRPFFWLRSKLRQVPISTLVAALIGLVLGLIISALLALPLSVLPTPLGEILPFVSALLFTYLGVMVMVTREKEIFSALGIRLTRERQVPRKEEQVLLDTSVIIDGRIADISQTGFIHGTIVIPRFVLNELQHIADSPDTLRRNRGRRGLDMLNKLQKESRVPIRIAELDVPDVHEVDEKLVRLAKNLDCPIITNDYNLNRVAELQGIKVLNVNELANAVKTVVLPGETITLHIIQEGKELGQGVGYLDDGTMVVVEEGRRHLNETVEVSVTRVLQTVAGRMIFAQLVGKK; encoded by the coding sequence GTGAATATAGAACTTATTGCCCGTATTATTGGGGCCTTACTCGTGGGCTTTCTAGGATGGCAGCTTGGATTCTCTCTTAGCACCCAAGGACAGCCACCCTATCTGTATAGCATAGTGAAATTGCTTGGCAATTCTGTGGTCATATTCCTACCCTACATCCTTGCGGCGATCGGAGCTTTGTTGGGATTGCTGTTCACTCCCCATCTGACCACACGGCCATTTTTTTGGCTCAGGAGCAAATTGCGGCAAGTTCCTATATCAACTCTAGTAGCTGCCCTGATTGGCCTGGTCCTTGGTCTGATCATCTCTGCGTTACTTGCTTTGCCCCTATCTGTTTTGCCCACACCCCTGGGAGAAATTCTTCCCTTTGTCTCCGCTTTGTTGTTCACTTATCTGGGCGTTATGGTGATGGTTACTCGTGAAAAGGAGATCTTTAGTGCTTTGGGGATACGACTGACCAGAGAAAGACAAGTACCCAGGAAAGAAGAACAAGTATTGCTGGATACTAGCGTAATTATTGATGGACGCATTGCGGACATCAGCCAAACAGGTTTTATCCACGGGACTATCGTGATCCCACGCTTTGTGCTCAATGAATTGCAGCACATTGCTGACTCCCCCGACACCTTGCGACGCAACCGTGGTCGGCGTGGGCTGGATATGTTGAACAAACTGCAGAAAGAATCTCGCGTCCCGATTCGGATCGCAGAGCTCGATGTCCCTGATGTCCATGAAGTGGACGAGAAGCTTGTTAGATTGGCCAAGAACCTGGATTGTCCCATCATCACCAACGATTATAACCTGAACCGAGTGGCGGAATTGCAGGGCATTAAGGTGCTCAACGTCAACGAACTGGCCAATGCGGTGAAAACGGTGGTCTTGCCAGGTGAGACCATCACCTTGCACATCATCCAAGAAGGAAAAGAATTGGGGCAAGGTGTGGGCTATCTGGATGACGGCACAATGGTCGTTGTAGAGGAGGGTCGTCGCCATCTCAACGAAACCGTGGAAGTGAGTGTCACGCGGGTTCTGCAGACGGTGGCCGGGCGCATGATTTTTGCACAATTGGTTGGCAAGAAGTAG
- a CDS encoding PadR family transcriptional regulator, with amino-acid sequence MADQGWVEVQTIQSENRPPRRVYSLTEMGREELRRWLTTLLPPEEVRIPWLIQVFFAGQLSDDEILAIFERVAAQMRARLERACKVPEVSADYVKVVDSPRETFFWMLTLDYRIAVMQAELAWIEEAIRRLQRKEQPPAEQQQHQIHVALD; translated from the coding sequence ATGGCTGACCAGGGCTGGGTCGAGGTCCAAACCATCCAGAGCGAGAACCGGCCGCCTCGCCGAGTCTACTCTCTGACAGAAATGGGACGGGAGGAGCTGCGGCGTTGGCTGACAACGCTGCTCCCTCCGGAAGAGGTGCGTATTCCATGGCTGATTCAGGTCTTTTTTGCTGGCCAACTCTCTGATGACGAGATTCTGGCTATCTTCGAGCGGGTGGCTGCACAGATGCGGGCAAGGTTGGAGCGTGCATGCAAGGTTCCCGAGGTAAGTGCTGACTATGTAAAAGTGGTTGACTCTCCAAGGGAGACCTTTTTCTGGATGCTGACCTTGGACTACAGAATCGCAGTAATGCAGGCGGAGCTGGCATGGATCGAAGAAGCCATAAGACGTCTGCAACGCAAGGAACAGCCACCTGCTGAACAACAACAGCATCAGATTCACGTAGCATTGGATTGA